From Coffea arabica cultivar ET-39 chromosome 2e, Coffea Arabica ET-39 HiFi, whole genome shotgun sequence, the proteins below share one genomic window:
- the LOC140036264 gene encoding uncharacterized protein, with the protein MNKFCEKFHFKQYNSSIYYAAVNGLAKTFNKTLCNLLKKIVDKSKRDWHLRIGEALWAYRTTFRTPMQAIPYALVYGVETVLLLECQIPSLRIAIQEGLSEEDNVRLRLEELEALNEKRLETQQRIECYQARLSKAFNKHVRPRSFQIGELVLTVRRPIILTHGGQRMFTSKWDGPYVVREMYTNGSYKLVADDGLRVDPINDKYLKRYYT; encoded by the coding sequence ATgaacaaattttgtgaaaagtttcatttcaaacaatATAATTCGTCCATATACTACGCTGCCGTAAATGGACTCGCTAAAACATTCAACAAGACCTTATGTAATCTGTTGAAGAAAATCGTGGATAAATCGAAAAGGGATTGGCATCTTCGAATTGGAGAAGCACTTTGGGCATACCGAACTACTTTTCGAACTCCCATGCAAGCGATCCCATACGCGCTTGTTTACGGTGTTGAAACTGTTCTTCTACTTGAGTGTCAAATACCTTCGCTAAGAATTGCGATTCAAGAAGGGCTCAGTGAAGAAGATAATGTTCGTCTTCGCCTTGAAGAGTTAGAAGCACTCAACGAAAAGAGATTGGAAACTCAACAACGAATTGAGTGCTATCAAGCCCGTCTTTCAAAAGCATTCAATAAGCATGTCCGACCACGCTCTTTCCAAATTGGAGAGTTAGTACTCACTGTTCGGAGACCGATCATTCTCACTCATGGCGGACAAAGAATGTTTACTTCTAAATGGGATGGTCCATATGTTGTTCGAGAAATGTATACAAATGGCTCATACAAGTTGGTTGCTGATGATGGATTAAGGGTTGACCCCATCAATGACAAGTACTTAAAAAGGTACTATACGTAA